In Strigops habroptila isolate Jane chromosome 2, bStrHab1.2.pri, whole genome shotgun sequence, one genomic interval encodes:
- the NDUFC2 gene encoding NADH dehydrogenase [ubiquinone] 1 subunit C2, translating into MVFLPDESRSLPPPPIFNRISAWLGFTGWLSALLDNGFNHRPVLRAGVHRQVLFTTVGWFVGYYLAKRMEYMYAKLDRELLEYVKQHPEDFKGTEKKRIGEVLEEFCPVR; encoded by the exons atggtGTTCCTGCCCGACGAGTCGCGgtcgctgccgccgccgcccaTCTTCAACAGGATCTCGGCGTGGCTGGGCTTTACGGGCTGGTTATCGGCGCTGCTGGACAACGGCTTCAACCACCGGCCCGTCCTCAGAGCCG gagttCACCGCCAGGTCCTGTTCACCACCGTGGGGTGGTTTGTTGGCTATTACCTGGCTAAGCGCATGGAGTACATGTATGCCAAACTGGACAGAGAGCTGCTGGAGTACGTCAAGCAGCACCCAGAGGACTTCAAGGGAACAG aaaagaaaagaataggAGAGGTTCTGGAGGAATTCTGCCCAGTTCGCTGA
- the LOC115603718 gene encoding thyroid hormone-inducible hepatic protein-like translates to MEQYFSATQKMEQEVMFPSLLRGVFPQQQDGAAPDANGHTDLYERYQLLKAIKPMVEKGLASGSDRSPASASPDASWDDAGSGEERLEQRLCHHLAGLQQVLTHLTRDTNALTRRYSQILEQISPSEGQPSW, encoded by the coding sequence ATGGAGCAGTACTTCTCAGCCACGCAGAAGATGGAGCAGGAGGTGATGTTCCCCAGCCTGCTCCGAGGGGTCTTCCCGCAGCAGCAGGACGGGGCGGCTCCGGATGCCAATGGCCACACGGACCTCTACGAGCGCTACCAGCTCCTCAAGGCCATCAAGCCCATGGTGGAGAAGGGCCTGGCCTCCGGGAGCGACCGGAGCCCGGCCAGCGCCAGCCCCGACGCGTCCTGGGACGACGCCGGCAGCGGGGAGGAGCGGCTGGAGCAGCGGCTGTGCCACCACCTGGCCGGGCTGCAGCAGGTCCTCACCCACCTCACCAGGGACACCAATGCCCTCACGCGGAGGTACAGCCAGATCCTGGAGCAGATCAGCCCCAGCGAGGGGCAGCCCAGCTGGTGA
- the LOC115603717 gene encoding thyroid hormone-inducible hepatic protein-like, whose product MEQYFSATQKMEQEVMFPSLLRGVFPQQQDGAAPDANGHTDLYERYQLLKAIKPMVEKGLASGSDRSPASASPDASWDDAGSGEERLEQRLCHHLAGLQQVLTHLTRDTNALTRRYSQILEQISPSEGQPSW is encoded by the coding sequence ATGGAGCAGTACTTCTCAGCCACGCAGAAGATGGAGCAGGAGGTGATGTTCCCCAGCCTGCTCCGAGGGGTCTTCCCGCAGCAGCAGGACGGGGCGGCTCCGGATGCCAATGGCCACACGGACCTCTACGAGCGCTACCAGCTCCTCAAGGCCATCAAGCCCATGGTGGAGAAGGGCCTGGCCTCCGGGAGCGACCGGAGCCCGGCCAGCGCCAGCCCCGACGCGTCCTGGGACGACGCCGGCAGCGGGGAGGAGCGGCTGGAGCAGCGGCTGTGCCACCACCTGGCCGGGCTGCAGCAGGTCCTCACCCACCTCACCAGGGACACCAACGCCCTCACGCGGAGGTACAGCCAGATCCTGGAGCAGATCAGCCCCAGCGAGGGGCAGCCCAGCTGGTGA
- the ALG8 gene encoding probable dolichyl pyrophosphate Glc1Man9GlcNAc2 alpha-1,3-glucosyltransferase yields MAAAGGRSWFRGLALGVSLLKCLLVPAYYSTDFEVHRNWLAITHNLPLSQWYYEATSEWTLDYPPFFAWFEYALSHVAKYFDPKMLVIENLNYSSHATIFFQRFSVIFTDILFIYAVHECCRCVNGKRAAKDILEKPTFILAVLLLWNFGLLIVDHIHFQYNGFLFGLMLLSVARLCQRRYLEGALLFAVLLHFKHIYMYVAPAYGIYLLRSYCFTANHADGSLKWRSFSFLHLTLLGLIVCLVSALSLGPFIVLGQLPQVMSRLFPFKRGLCHAYWAPNFWALYNAVDKALTVLGLKCNFLDHTKIPKASMTGGLVQEFQHTVLPSVTPLATLICTFISILPSVFCLWFKPQGPRGFLQCLVLCALSSFMFGWHVHEKAILLAILPLSLLSVQRAKDAGIYLILTTTGHFSLFPLLFTPPELPTKILLMLLFTVYSFSSLKSLFRRERPLLNWLETIYLIQLVPLEIFCEFIFPLTPWKWHYPFVPLLLTSVYCALGVTYAWLKLYISVLTERISVRQKAE; encoded by the exons atggcggcggcgggcgggaggaGCTGGTTCCGCGGGCTGGCGCTCGGCGTCTCCCTCCTCAAGTGTCTGCTCGTCCCCGCGTA TTACTCCACGGATTTTGAAGTACATAGGAATTGGCTTGCCATCACTCACAACTTGCCCCTCTCTCAGTGGTACTACGAA GCAACTTCAGAATGGACCCTGGATTATCCACCcttttttgcttggtttgaaTATGCCCTTTCACATGTTGCCAAGTATTTTGACCCCAAGATGTTGGTTATTGAAAACCTGAATTACAGCAGTCATGCAACCATCTTCTTCCAAAGATTCTCTGTCATCTTTACAGATATCCTTTTCATCTATGCAGTCCACGA GTGCTGCAGATGTGTCAATGGAAAACGTGCTGCAAAGGATATCCTGGAAAAACCAACGTTTATTCTGGCTGTTCTGCTCTTGTGGAATTTTGGGTTGTTAATTGTGGATC ATATTCACTTTCAGTACAATGGCTTTCTGTTTGGGCTGATGCTTCTTTCTGTGGCTCGACTGTGTCAG agaagatATTTGGAGGGTgctcttctttttgctgttctgctaCATTTCAAGCACATCTACATGTACGTGGCCCCAGCATATGGCATTTATTTGCTACGATCCTATTGCTTTACTGCAAATCATGCAG ATGGATCCCTGAAGTGGAGAAGTTTCAGCTTTCTTCATTTGACTCTTCTGGGCTTGATTGTCTgtcttgtttctgctctttcattGGGCCCCTTCATAGTATTG GGCCAACTGCCTCAAGTCATGTCACGGCTTTTCCCTTTCAAGCGAGGCCTCTGCCATGCCTATTGGGCCCCAAACTTCTGGGCTCTCTACAACGCTGTGGATAAAGCACTGACAGTTTTAG gtTTAAAGTGTAATTTTCTTGATCACACAAAAATTCCTAAAGCCTCTATGACAGGAGGGCTGGTTCAGGAATTTCAGCACACTGTCCTCCCTTCTGTGACTCCACTGGCAACGTTAATCTGTACTTTCATATCTATACTG ccctctgttttctgtctttggtTTAAACCTCAAGGGCCCAGAGGCTTTCTGCAGTGCCTTGTTCTCTGTGCATTGAGCTCCTTCATGTTTGGTTGGCACGTGCATGAGAAAGCAATACTCCTTGCTATTCTGCCCCTAAG CTTGTTGTCTGTTCAGAGAGCCAAGGATGCTGGCATCTACTTGATTCTGACAACAACAGGGCATTTCTCACTTTTTCCATTGTTGTTCACACCACCAG AACTCCCAACTAAAATCCTGCTCATGCTGCTGTTCACTGTTTATAGCTTCTCTTCATTGAAATCTCTGTTCAG GAGAGAGAGGCCTCTCCTTAACTGGCTCGAAACAATCTACCTCATCCAACTGGTGCCTTTGGAAATCTTCTGTGAATTTATATTTCCCCTGACCCCCTGGAAGTGGCATTATCCTTTCGTCCCTCTGCTGCTCACCTCTGTCTACTGTGCTCTGGGTGTCACATACGCTTGGCTGAAACTCTACATCTCTGTCTTGACTGAGAGAATTTCTGTTAGACAAAAGGCTGAGTAA
- the KCTD21 gene encoding BTB/POZ domain-containing protein KCTD21: MSEPITLNVGGKLYTTSLSTLTSFPDSMLGAMFSGKIPTKKDSQGNCFIDRDGKIFRYILNFLRTSHLDLPEDFQEMGLLRREVDFYQIQPLIEALQEKEVELSKAEKNAMLNISLDQKTQTVHFTVREAPQIYSLSSSNMEVFSAHIFSTSCLFLKLLGSKLYYCFNGNLSSISSYLQDPNHLTLDWVASVEGLPEEEYTRQNLKRLWVVPDNKQINSFQVFVEEVLKIAMSDGFCIDSSHPHTSDFINNKTIRLIRYK; the protein is encoded by the coding sequence ATGTCAGAACCCATCACGCTCAATGTTGGAGGAAAACTCTACACCACCTCTCTGTCCACCCTGACTAGCTTCCCAGACTCCATGCTGGGGGCCATGTTTAGTGGGAAGATCCCAACCAAGAAGGACAGCCAAGGCAACTGCTTTATTGACAGAGATGGCAAAATCTTCCGCTACATCCTGAACTTCTTGAGAACTTCTCACCTGGACCTTCCCGAAGACTTCCAGGAAATGGGTTTACTTCGAAGGGAGGTAGATTTTTATCAAATCCAGCCTCTGATTGAAGCCTtgcaggagaaggaggtggagctgtctaaagcagagaaaaacgCCATGCTCAACATCTCCCTTGATCAGAAGACCCAGACCGTTCACTTCACTGTCCGAGAAGCACCCCAGATCTACAGCCTGTCTTCCTCCAACATGGAAGTGTTCAGCGCTCATATCTTCTCCACGTCATGTCTGTTCCTGAAGCTCCTCGGTTCCAAACTTTACTATTGCTTCAATGGAAACCTCTCGTCGATATCCAGCTACCTGCAGGACCCCAACCATTTGACCTTAGATTGGGTTGCAAGCGTGGAAGGCCTTCCCGAAGAGGAGTACACCAGGCAGAACTTAAAGAGACTCTGGGTGGTGCCAGATAATAAGCAAATCAATAGTTTCCAAGTGTTTGTGGAAGAAGTGCTAAAAATAGCCATGAGTGATGGTTTCTGCATAGATTCTTCTCATCCACATACTTCAGACTTCATCAATAATAAGACTATTCGCCTAATTCGGTACAAGTAG